The genomic interval TTGATGGGCTGCGGCGTGGAGACGAGCGGCACCGCGACCGTCCGGGACTGCGCGGTCCCCGGCGTCTGAATCACCCCGGCCGCTATCCGGGGACCACCGAAGGCGAAGCCCGACCCCGTGGGCACTCCGGGAACCGACGACACCACGGAGAACGAGCCACTGGTGGTCAGCTGGGTGGGCTGCTGCGTCGACGCCTGGGGCACGAAGCCGCTCACCGTGGTGGGGGGCAGCTGGCTGGAGGTCGTCTGACGCTCGGGGTTGAGGAAGTTGCCCGGGAGGGGGTTCGTCTGCACCCCGGGGAACTGCGCGTCGAAGTCACCGGGCGAGGCGGGCGAGCCCACGCTGATCGCCACCCGTCCCGTGTTGTCCGGCGACACGAAGTTGGGAGGGATCGTCGCCGGCCGCGTTCCGTCCGGCAGCGCATCGGGCTGGTCGGCGCGAGGACGCGTGGTCGCCACGCGGCCCGGGTTGTCGAAGGTCACCGCCGTGTCATCCAGGGACCGTGCGACCCCCGGCAGGGTGATGTCGGTCTCCGGTGTTCCCTGCTGCGTCCCCGCCTGGGCCGGCAAGCCGGTCCCCAGCGTGGCCCCCGACTGCGTGCCCGCCACGGCCCCCGTGCCCGTCTGTCCGGTGCCCGCCAGTCCGGAGCCCCCGACACCCTGCTGCTGCTGCTGTTGCTGCGACGAGGTGGTGGGAACGGACGCGGGCGAGGACCCGCCCGGCACCGGCGTGCTCGGCGGCGGCACCCCGGCGAACAGGCCCGCCGCGGGCATCGCCGCGACCGAGGGCACCGAGGCCCCATCAACCGTAATGGCCACGTCGTCGAAGCCGAGCTGGATGAAGCCACGCGGCTCGGACGCGGGCGGCAGGTTCCAGACCAGCACCTCCACCTCGGTGTCTCCCTGCCGGGCCACCGGCAGCACGCGGAAGGTGTCGTCGTCCGCGTGCGCCCCATGGCTCAGCGCCGAGGCATAGATGAGGGCCGTGTCCGAGAGCAGCGCCCCGTTGCGCCACACGCGGCCCACGCCCCACACCGCCGCCACCGCGTGCACCTGCGTCGTGGTGGAGAAGCCGAGCCCCGACATGCCGTGCAGGGACTGGTTCAGCACCACCCCGCCCCCGATGGGCTGGGCCGGCGGTGGGGGCAACGCGCCCGTCACGGTCCCGGACAGGGCCTGGGCAGGCGGGAAGCCCGCCCGGTCCAGCTCCACCCGATACGACTCACCCGCGATGACGAAGGTGGCGACAAGGCTCCCGGAGTCACCGTAGGTGGCCCGGGGATCGCCAATACGGTCCCTCACGGTCAACTCGACCGAGCCGGTACCCCGCTCGAAGAGGTCCGTGAAGGGAACGTTGCCTTGTGTGAAGAAACCGACGTTCCCCACCGAGCGAGCGGTGACCTCGGGACCGTCGAAGCTGAAGCCGTCCGGGCCGGCCGTGAGCAGCCCGGCGAGCATGACACTGGAGAGGATTCCCGCCATCGACACTGCCTCCTCCAGGGAGGGTAGGCAGCGAAGGCGGGGGTTGCCGCCCTGAGCGGCCGAGCGGGCCAGCGCCCGCCCGTCCGGCTGGTGCCTAGATGAGGCCCCGAGCGCGGCGGATCTGCTCCACCGTCTTGTTGTACTCGATGTCGAAGGCGCTGGTGCCCTCCTGCAGGTGCTTCAGGCGGGAGCGGGCCTCCTTGTCGATCTCCTCGTCCACGTCCAGGTGCTTCTTCATCACCACGTGGATCTTCTGCCGGAGGATGTTGTCGGCGGCGTACACCTCCTCGACGTTCCGGCTGATGAGGAGGAATTCGATCATCTGGTTGATGACGTATTCGATGCCCTCGTCGCCCATCTTGAAGCCGCGAACGTCGGCCATCTCACGTTTGACCTGGTTGAACTTGGAGTAGTCGTACCCGCGACGCTCCAGGGCCTCGCGCGTGGCCTGGTTCACGCGCTCCTCGTTGGCCAGGTACTCGCGCATGATGGCGGACAGGTCCATCTCGGCGTCAGCCACGCGCATCGGCTCCACCTCGATATCCCCGTCCTGCATCAACCTTTGGACGACCTCCCGGGAGATGATCGGGATCACCTTTGGATAGAGCCTCATGTCGGTCCCTCGTCCTCTGAACACATATCGACTGGACCCGTTCGCTATAAATCAGCGTGAAGCCCAGTCGCAATGAAAAACCCCAGGAACATCGCGGATTCAGCGGCCTTATGCCGTTCCGCTTTCGAGCGGAAATTAATCACGGCGAGCCGGGTGGCGACCCTTCTTCTGACTTTTCGTCCACCAGGGCACCCGCATCCGCCAGGGAGGCTTCGCGGATGGGATCCTCCGAATCCTCCTCGGGGTGGCCATGGAGCGCCGCGTGGACCCGCTCGGCCACCGTGGGCCCGAGCACCTCGGCCAGCTCCTCGATGGTGGCCTCGCGAACACGCTTGAGCGAGCCGAAGTGGCGCAGGAGCAGCTTCTTGCGCACCTCCCCCACCCCGGGGATGTCCTCCAGGACGGAGTGGAAGTTGCCCTTGCGCATGCTCTTCTGCTGGAAGGTGATGGCGAAGCGGTGGGCCTCGTCGCGCAGGCGGGCGAGCAGATAGAGCTCCGCCGAGTTCTGCCGCAGGACGATGGGATCCTTCCGGTGGGGGATGAACACGCGTTCCGGGCTACGGGCGCTCTCCTCGTCCCGGTCGTGCACCTCCTGGTCCCGGCTCTTGGCCAGGGAGATGATGTCCACGCCCTCGACGCCCAGGTCCTTCGCGGCGGCGAGCGCGCTGGCGAGCTGTCCCTTGCCTCCGTCGATGACCAGCAGATCGGGCAGGTCCCCCTCCTCCTGGCCGCGTTGGAGCCGCCGGGTGATGACCTCGTGCATGCTGGCGAAGTCGTCCTGCTTCTCCAACGTCTTGATGCGGTAGCGGCGGTAGCGGGACTTGTCGATCTCCCCATCGGTGGCGGCCACCTGGGAGGCGACGATGCTGGCGCCCTGGAAGTGAGAGATGTCGAAGCACTCCATGCGGCGCGGCAGGTTGCGCAGGTGGAGCCGCTCCTGGAGCCGGCGCAGCACCACCTCCGTCTCGTCCTTGGTGCGGCGGCGCTCGATCGTGGCCTGCTCGGCGTTCTTCTGCGCCATTTCCACCAGGTCGCGCTTCTCGCCGCGCTTGGGCACCATCACGCGCACCCGCTCGCCCTTGCGCTCGGTGAGCAGCGCCTCCAGGCCCTCGCGCTCCTCGATGTCGAGCGGGAGCAACACCTCCTCGGGGACGAAGTTGCCCTGGTCGTAATAGAGGTTGACGAAGGAGGGCAGCAGCTCCTCGTCGGGGAACTCCTGGCTGCCGAGTGGGAAGGCCATGCCGCCGTTGAGCCGGCCCTGGCGCACGTAGAGGACGTAGACGAGCAGCCGATCCCCCTCGCGGTGGGCGGCGAAGACGTCCTGGTCCTTGAAGTCGGTGGTGGCCACCTTCTGGCGCTCGAGGCTGCGCTCGATGGCGAGCAGCTGGTCGCGGATGCGCGCGGCCTCCTCGAACTTGAGCTCGCTGGAGGCCTGCTTCATGCGCGCGCGCAGCCCGTCCACCAGCTCGCCCGCCTTGCCCTCCAGGAAGAGGATCACCTCGTCCACGCTCTTGCGGTACTCCTCCACGGAGACGGGGTAGACGCAAGGCGCGGGACAGCGGCCGATTTGGTGCAACAGACAGGGCCGCTTGCGGTTGGCGAGCACGTGGTCCGTGCACGTGCGCAGGTGGAAGAAGCGGTTGATGATGCGCAGGGTCTCGCGGATGGCGCTCGCGCTGGAGTACGGGCCGAAGTAGCGCGCGCCGTCCTTCTGGTACTTCCGCACCACTTCCAGCCGCGGGTAGTCCTGGGAGCGGTCGAGCCGCAGCGAGATGTACTGTTTGTCGTCCTTGAGCAGGACGTTGAAGCGCGGCTTGTGCTTCTTGATGAGCTCGTTCTCGAGGAGGAGGGCTTCCTTCTCGTTGTGGACGAGCACCGTCTCGAGGTCGCCGAGGAACCGGTCCAGCAGCGACACGAAGGCGCGCGTGTCCCCGGTGCGGGTGAAGTACGAGCGCACGCGGTTGCGCAGGTTGACCGCCTTGCCCACGTAGATGATCTCACCCTGGCGGTCCTTCATCAGGTACACGCCGGGCTCGGTGGGCAGGGCGTCCAGCTTGGCCTGGAGCTTCGCGTCCATAAGGGGTTAGCGGCTCTTCCTCGGTCCGATGCCCGTCTTGCCGTGAGGGGGTCCACCGGTGCCCTTGCCGCGCGACGGGCCTCCCCGCTTTCCACCCGCGCCGCGAGCGCCGGGCATTCCGGCCTTCTTCTCATCGGCGGGCTTGAGCGGGGCCTTGAGCAGCGAGCGGCTGGGGGGCTTGAGACCCAGCTCCATGTCCTTGAGCAGCAGGATGCGATCGCGCAGCTCCGCGGCCTTCTCGAACTGCATCTGGTCCGCGTAGTGCGTCATGTCCTTGGTGAACTCGCCGATGAGGCGCTTGATCTCCTTGGGCTCCAGCACGTCGTTGGCCGAGTCGGCGGCCATGGGCAGCTCGGACGGGTCGGCGTCATAGAGGTGCTCGGACAGGTCGAGGATGTGGCTCTTGACCGCCCGGGGCGTAATCCCGTGCTGCTCGTTGTAGGCGCGCTGCACCTCGCGGCGGCGGTTGGTCTCCTCGAGGGCCAGCTTCATCGAGTCCGTCATGCCCTCGGCGTACATGATGACGCGGCCGTTGAGGTTGCGCGCGGCGCGGCCGATGGTCTGGATGAGGGACACGTGGCTGCGCAGGAAGCCTTCCTTGTCCGCGTCGAAGATGGCCACCAGGGACACCTCGGGGATGTCGAGGCCCTCGCGCAGCAGGTTGATGCCCACGAGCACGTCGAACTCGCCCTTGCGCAGGTCGCGGATGATGGCGGTGCGCTCGATGGCGCCGATGTCCGAGTGCAGGTAGCGCACCTTCACGCCCACGTCGGCGAGGTACTCGGTGAGGTCCTCCGCCATGCGCTTGGTGAGGGTGGTGACGAGCACGCGCTCCTGCTTCGCCACGCGCTTGCGCACCTCCTCGAGCACGTCATCCACCTGGTTGCGCGCCGGGCGCACCTCCACCTCGGGATCCATCAGGCCCGTGGGGCGGATGATCTGCTCCACCACCACGCCCTTGGACTTCTGCAGCTCGTACTCGGCGGGAGTGGCGGAGACGAAGATGGCCTGCTGCACCATCTCCTCGAACTCGGTGAACTTGAGCGGGCGGTTGTCCAGGGCGCTGGGCAGGCGGAAGCCGTGCTCCACCAGCGTCTCCTTGCGCGAGCGGTCCCCCCGGTACATGGCGCCGATCTGCGGCACCGTCTGGTGGCTCTCGTCGATGAGCACCAGCATGTTGCGCGGGAAGTAGTCCAGCAGGCACGGCGGCGGCTCGCCGGGCATCCGGCCCGAGAAGTGCCGCGAGTAGTTCTCGATGCCGTTGCAGTACCCCACCTGCTCGATCATCTCGAGGTCGTACATCGTGCGCTGCTCCAGGCGCTGGGCCTCCAGCAGCTTGCCCTCGTGCTTGAACTGCTGGAGCCGCTCGGACAGCTCGTCGCGGATGGTCTGCAGCGCGCGCTTGCGCGTGTCCACCTCGGTGACGTAGTGGCTCGCGGGGAAGATGACGATCTTCTCCAGCTCGCCCAGCGTCACGCCACGCAGGGGATCGAACTCGGTGATCTTCTCCACCTCGTCGCCGAAGAAGCTGACGCGTACGGCGCGCTCCTCCTCGTAGGCGGGAAACACTTCCACGGTGTCGCCGCGAGCGCGGAAGGTGCCGCGGTGGAAGTCGAGATCGTTCCGGTCGTACTGGCTCTCCACCAGCTTGCGGATGAAGCTGTCTCGGCCCAGCTCGGCCCCCACGTTCACCTTCACGGCCATGTCCACGTACGAGCGCGCGGCACCGAGGCCGTAGATGCAGGACACGCTGGCCACGATGATCACATCGTCGCGCGTGCGCAGCGAGTGCGTGGCCGAGTGGCGCATCCGTTCGATCTCATCGTTCACCGAGGAGTCCTTCTCGATGAACGTGTCGGTCGTGGGGATGTACGCCTCGGGCTGGTAGTAGTCGAAGTAGGAGACGAAGTACTCGACGGCGTTGTGCGGGAAGAGCGCCTTGTATTCGCCGTAGAGCTGCGCGGCCAGGGTCTTGTTGTGCGCGATGAGCAGCGTGGGCCGCTTCACGTTGGCGATGACGTTGCCCATGGTGAACGTCTTGCCCGACCCCGTGACGCCGAGCAGCGTCTGGTAGCGGTCCCCGCGCAGCACGGCCTCGGTGAGCTCACCGATGGCGCGCGGTTGGTCGCCCTGGGGCTTGTAGTCGCTGACGAGTTGGAACTCAGGCATGGCCCGAGGTTTAACACCCGGAGTGAGGGGATGCCGGGTGCAAAACGTCCATCCGCGAGAGGGTGAACGAAGCGAGCGCTACCTCGCCTCCTGGGATTTCAGGTCTTCGAGCGCCTGAAGGCGCGGGGCCTCGAACTCGTCCCCCTTGTTCCAGCGGGGCAGCTCCCTCGTCCGGGCCACGTTCGCCCCCAGGAGGAAGAAGAGCCGCACGTCCTCCACCGCGCCGGAGAAGTCCCAGTCCGGAGTCAGCTCGTCCGAGGGCTGGTGGTAGTGCTGGGCCTCCCATTTCTCCCGGCGCTCCTTGCCCCACCCCGGCGGCCGGCCGATGAAGTCCATGCCGCTGCTGAAGTAGGCGGCGGGAATGCCCAGCCGGGCGAAGTTGAACTGGTCCGAGCGGTAGAAGAACCCCCGGTCCGGCAACTGGTCCGCCTTCACGACGCGCCCCTGCGCCCGGACCAGCGCCGTCAGCAGGGGGTCCAGCGAGGACTTGCCCAGTCCGATGACCGTCACGTCCCGCGTGCGCCCGTGGATGTTGAGCCCGTCGATGTTGATGTTGGCCGCCACGCGCCCCGGTGGCACCGGCAGGTGCTCGGCGAGGTACTGCGAGCCCAGCAGCCCCTGCTCCTCCGCCGCCACCGCCGCGAAGAGGATGGAGCGCGGCGGCGCCTTCGGCAGTTGGGAGAAGGCCCTGGCCACCTCGAGCAGCGCCGCCACACCGGACGCGTTGTCCACCGCCCCGTTGTAGATGGCATCCTCGCCCGGCTTCGCGTCCTCCTTGATGCCCAGATGGTCATGGTGCGCCGTGTAGAGCACCACCTCCCGGGACAGCTTCGGGTCGCTCCCCTGCAAGAGGCCCAGCACGTTCGCCGTGGGCCGGCGCCGCACCTGGTTGGCGAAGCGCGTGGACACCGTCCCCCCCAGTGGCACCGGCTGGAAGTCGCGCTTCTGCGCCGCCGCTCGCAACACGTCCAGATCCTTCCCTCCCAACTCCACCACCCGCCGCGCCGCCGCCTCCGTCATCCACCCCTTCACCTGCAGGCGCGGCTTCTCCCCCAGGGCCGGCAGCTCGAACTGCTCGCCCGACCAGGACGTCTGCACCACCTGCCACGAGTACCCCGCGCTCGGCGTCGTGTGGATGATCAGCGCCCCCGCCGCCCCCGTCTTCGCCGCCTGCTCGTACTTGTAGTCCCACCGGCCATACCTCAGCCGCGCCTTGCCCCCGAACAGCTCCGGGTCGTCCTCCGGATCATTGTTCAGGATGACCAGCGTCTTGCCCCTCAGATCCTTCCCCTTGAAGTCGTCCCACCCGAACTCGGGCGCCTGGATGCCGTAGCCCACGAACACCAGCTCCGACTCCCGCAGCGCCACCTCCGCCGTCTGCGCTCCCGACGTCGCGATGAAGTCCTCGTGGTACTGGAGCTCCGTACGACTCGCGCCGCTCGTGATGCTCAGCGTCTTCGGGTGGCCCGTCATGCCCACCAGCTCGAGCGGTTGGAGGTAGCTCCCGTTCGTCCCGGCGGGCTTCAGGCCCAACAGCTGGAACTGCGTCGCGATGTACTGCTGCGCCAGCGCGTCACCCCGTGTCCCCGGGCCTCGGCCCTCGAGCAGATCCGAGGCCAGGAAGCTCACGTGCGCCTGGAGATCCTCGGCCCGGATGGTCCGGGACGCGGATTTTTCGGACGGAGTGGTGAGCTGCGCGTTCGCGGCCAGCGGGAGGAGGCACAGGGCGGTGAGGAGCACCAGCATTCGCTTCATGGCTCGTGTGCCCCTAACACGACCTGTAGGGTGCCGCAGGCGGTTTCGTCACTCGGATGGTTGGACGGTAGACCCTCACCCCAGCCCTCTCCCAGAGGGAGAGGGGGTTGTTTCTCAGGCGCTCGGTTGCTCGGGTGCCGCTGGCGCGGCCACCTTCCACACCGTGCCTCCCGCCGTGTCCATGCTCTCGACGCCCAGTGCCTTGAGCTCTTCGCGCAGCCGGTCCGCCTCCGCGAAGTTCTTGGCCTTGCGCGCATCCGCACGCGCCTGGAGCAACTGCTCCACCTTCGCCACGTCGATGCCCCGCTCCTTCACCGCCCGATCGCGCCGCCGCAGCAGCCACTGCGCGGGCTCGTCCTCGAACAGGCCCAACACCCCCGACACCTTCCGCACGCTCTCGCGCAGCGCCTGCAGCGTCCGCCCCACCTGCGCCTTGTCCTTCACCGGCGGTTTGTCCGTCAGCTCGTTCATCTGCGCGAACAGTCCCGACAGCACCCCGAGCGCCCCCGCCGTGTTGAAGTCGTCGTCCATCTGCGACTCGAACTCCGTCAGGAACCGCGCCGGCTCGCCGTACAGCGCCCCCTTGCCGAAGTCCTTCCCGCTCACGCGCTCGTCCACCTTGCGCAGCGTCTCGTAGAAGTACTCCATGCGCTGCTCCGCGTCCGCCAGGCCCTTGTCCGCGAAGCCCAGCGGGTGCCGGTAGTGCGTCGACAGGAAGAAGAAGCGCAGCGCCTCCGGATCCACCTTCCCCAGCGCGTCCCTCAGCCTCACCACGTTCCCGAGCGACTTGGACATCTTCGCCCCCTCGAGATCCAGGAAGCCGCAGTGCATCCAGTAGCGCGCGAACGTCTTCCCGCTCGCCGCCTCGCTCTGCGCGATCTCGTTCTCGTGGTGGGGGAAGATCAGATCCAACGCCCCTCCGTGGATGTCGAACGTCTCCCCGAGGTACCTCGCGCTCATCGCCGAGCACTCGATGTGCCAGCCCGGCCGCCCCTTGCCCCAGGGGCTGTCCCACGCGGGCTCCCCCGGCTTCGCCGCCTTCCACAGCGCGAAGTCCAGCGGCTCGTGCTTCTGCTCGCCCGGCTGCACCCGCTCGCCCGCGCACAGGTCGTCCACGTTCCGCTTCGACAGCTTCGCGTACTCCGGGTACTTCCTCACCGAGAAGTACACGTCCCCCCGCGACTCGTACGCCACCCCCCGCGCCACCAGCTTCTCGATGATGCCGATGATCTCCGGCAGGTGGTCGCTCACCTTCGGCGACACGTCCGGCTCCAGCAGGTGCAGCGCCCGGGCATCCTCCCGGAACGCCTCCACGAACCGCGCCGCCAGCTCCACCGCCTGCTCGCCCGTCTCATGGGCCGCCTTGATGATCTTGTCGTCTACATCCGTGTAGTTGCGCACGTACTTCACGTCGAAGCCGCGATAGCGCAGGTAGCGCACCACCACGTCGAACGAGGTGAACGTCCTCGCGTTGCCGATGTGGATGTAGCTGTAGACCGTCGGGCCGCAGACGTAGACCCCCAGCTTGCCCGGCACCGCCGGCTCCAGGGTCTCCTTCTGCATCGTCATCGTGTTGAAGAGGCGAATCGATGCTGCGGCCACGTTCTCGAACCTCCGCGAATCCGTCCGGGGTGGAACGCCGGACTCTAGGACTTCCCCACGGCCTCGACCACAAGTGCCTGACAGAACGGTAAAAGGACGGTGAACACTGCCTCCCCCTGAGCACTCCAGGCAGCCGAAAAAGGACGATCCTCCGCCTTTCTGGTGGCTCCCTATCTCCGTCTGCCGCCAAATCTGGGAGAATGCCCCCCGATGACCCCTCCCAATCCCAAGCGCCCGCCCCGCTCGCCCGGCTCCCCTGGGGATTCGGCGTCGCGCCAGGATGCGGAGGTGGAGCTCCCCTTCGACGACGATGAGGTAGCCCCACTCCAGGCGGACGACCCCCGCCCCCAGCGCGTCCCCCAGTACCCCGCCGGAGCCCGCCCCCGCCGCCGCCGCCCCGGGAGCCCCTCGCGCGAGGCCCGCGACCGGGAGATGCCCGCCCGCTTCGACTCCGGCGAGTACGAGGACCCCGGCCACGCTCCCGCCTTCCTCTACGTCGAGCGCGGTCCCGGTGCCGGTCAGCTCCTCCCCGTGAAGCAGGGCGTGCTCGTGCTCGGCCGCGCCTCCACGTCCGACCTGCGTCTCCAGCACCCCTCCATCAGCCGCCGCCACGCCCAGCTCACCCGCCGCGGGGATCTGCTCACCCTCAAGGACCTCGGCAGCCAGAACGGCACCTACGTCAACCGCGACCGTCTCTCCACCGAGGTCGTGCTCCACCCCGGCGATGAGATCGCCCTCGGCAACGCGCTCCTGCGGCTGCGAGGACCCGGCCCCACCCCCGAGCGGTCCCGGGCCTCCTTCAGCAGCCCCACCTCGTCGCTCCGCGTCGGCATGAGCTCCCGCCGCCTGGTGCTGCTCGCCGCCGCCACCGGCTCCCTCGTGGCCGTGTTCCTCACGCTCGCCGCGGTGCGGCTCGTGCGCTCCCGCGGAGAGGTGGCTGGCCCCGAGGAGCTGGTGGAGCCCGTGTACCCGGCCGAGGCCTCCCTGGCCGTGACTCCCGAGGAGTCCTACGAGGCTTCGAGGACCGACCTGGTCGAGCCGCTCCAGGCCGAGCCGGCTCTCCTTACCGAGCGGTCGGGTGGGAAGACGCGAGGAGCGGTCGGGACGCGGGCACTCAGTGCGCAGGCCCTCGTGGAGACCTCGAAGGGCTCCGGCTCGAAGCAGCGGAAGGTCGTCTCGAAGCCCCCGCCTGCCGAGTCTCGTTCCGCCGCCCAGGACTCCGCTGACGAGGCCGAAGCCGAGGCCCGCTCCCGATATGAGGCCGGCAATGTCGAAGCCGCCCTCGCACTCGCCCGGAGCGCCCACCTCGAGGCCCTGGCCTCCACGCTCTCCCGCTTCCAGGCCGAGTGGATTGCCGGCAACGCCGCGCTCGCCGCTCGCGATTCCGCTTCCGCGCTTCAGCACCTGTCCAACGCCCGTGAGCTCGATCAGGAGCTCGCGAATGGTTGGGGCACCTATGCGCCCTTGATTCGCAAGGCGCTCGCGCAGGCACAGATGCAGGAGAATAGGCAGGGGAACGAGCGGTAGACCCTCACCCCGTCCCTCTCCCAGGGGGAGAGGGCTGAACCCGGGGACCCCGAGACCCTCACCCCGTCCCTCTCCCGGAGGGAGAGGGGTGGAAGCGCTTTTGGAGGCCTCGGATCAGCAGTGCGCCGTTGGCCACGATGAACGTCACCAGGACCAGCGCGATGAAGGGCACCCCTTTGTCCCCTCCGGGTCGTTCACCCTCCACCACCAGCCACAGCTTTCCGTCCTTCGGCTGCACCTCCCCCCACTCCCTCAACAGCTTGAAGCCTTCCTGGTATCGTCTCGCGTCTTCCTCCGACAGCAGCCGCCCTCTCACCCCAAAGGGTCTCTGGTCCGGCTGTCTCGGCACCCGCCCCGGAGCCCACTCCTCCCCAGGCAGCGCATGCCGGCGCACCAGGAACGGCGACTCGCGCAGGCCCACCACCACGTACACGTCCTCACCGTCTCTCCCGTAGGCCCCTCGGGCCGTGGGGATTCCGTGCACCTGCACGTAGCGGTTGGATTCCAGCACGTCGTACCGGTACGCCCCCTCCGCTCCCAGCGTCAGCGGCGTCCTCGGTGAGAAGAAGTACGTCAGATCCTTCCACAGCAGTCCCAGCAGCACGCCCCCCACCACCATCGCGAACACCGCCACCGGCGCCCGCACCCCCACCCCACGCCGGCGGATCCGCGCCTCCAGCTCCGCGATGCGCTCGTCCCGCTCTTCCCGCAGCTCCGACTCGTTCGACATGAAAAAACCCCGGTCCCCACCTTCGGGGAACCGGGGCTTTCTAACTCCGCCTCAGGACGGCTAGGCGATGTTGAAGATCTTCTTCAGATCCGTCTCGATCTCTTCCTCGGAGCAATCCTTGGCCAGCGACAGCTCCTTGATGAGCAGCGAGCGCGCCGTGTCCAGCATCTTGCGCTCACCGAACGACAGGTCCTTGTCTCCCTTGAGGAGGTACAGGTCGCGAAGTACCTCGGCGATTTCGAACACCGAGCCCGTCTTGATCTTCTCCATGTACTCCCGGTAGCGACGGTTCCACGTCGTGGAGTCGACCGAGATGTCCTTCTCCTTCAGGATGGAGTAGACCTGCTTGACATCCTCTTCGCTGATGATCTCCCGGAGGCCGACCGATCCCACCTTGTTGATTGGGATCATGATCCGCATCCCGTTCTCCAGGATGCGCAGCACATAGAAGGATTGGCGCTGCCCGGCTACTTCGGTGTGCTCGATACCCATCACCTCGCCGACACCCTGCCCCGGGTAAACCGCCTTATCGCCGGTCTTGAAGCTCGTCTGCACTCGTTACCGCCTCCTTACGATGGCTTGGCTTGACACCCGGCCTCAGAAAGCAGAGCACGAGTACCACAATCGACCCCTTCCAGCAACATTGAAGCCTTGACCCGCCCGGATTTTCCCGACTAGCCTGGGGACCTTTGTGTGTATGCGCTCGCTCGGTAGGGCGGTGCACCACGACGGGATGGATCGGGTGGGTGGTGGGGGTGGATGGTGGGCCGGTACTCGTGGCGCGATCTGACCGCGCGTCCTCTTTTCTTTCCCGCTGTGAGCCTCATGCTCGGCGCGGGTCTGGCCTTGAGAACGCATGTCATTGGTGGATTATTCCAACTAATGGCTGCCTCGGCCCTCGGGATTCTCTCCCTGTGGCTCGCTCGCCTGCCTGGCGCCCATCTGGGCGTGCTCCTGTGTCTGGGCTTCACCGGTGCGGGTCTGGCCACCCTGGAGGCCGGAGCCGATGTGCCTCATGCCCTCGAAGCAGGAGGCACCACGGTGCTGGAGGGCGAGGTGGAGCGCGTGGACCGCTTCGAGGACTCCACGCGCCTCCTGCTCGCGGTGGCCCGTGTGGGCCAGGGCGCCGGGAGCCCCGCGCGCTTCCACGCGAGCCTCTATGTCCATGGAGAACCGCCCCCGCTCCTGCCCGGACAGCGCCTGCGCGCGGAGGCGAAGCTCAAGCCGCTCGAGCCCGCTTCGAACCCTGGAGAAAAGGATTTGTCCGCGACCCGGCGGCGGCAGGGGCTCGCCTTCTCCGGCAGCATCCAGGGCTCGCGGTTGCTCGTGCTGTCCCCTCCTTCCGGCTGGCGCCAGTACCTGGTGCGCACGCAGGAAGGGCTCTCCCAGGCGGTGCGCGCCGTGGCCCCCTCGCCCGACGCCGCGGCCCTCTTCCTCACCCTGGCCGCCGGACAGCGCGCCGCGCTCGATGACTCCCTGGAGGAGGACTTCTCCCGGAGTGGACTCGCGCACGTACTCAGCGTGAGTGGGCTGCACGTGGCTGCGCTCGCGCTGATGACGCTGGCGCTGCTGCGCCAGGTGTTCGTCCGGGCCGGGGCGCGGCTGAGGAGCCTGCGCCGGGTGGATGCCCGCCGGCTGGCGGCCCCCGCCTCCGTGCCCTTCGTCTGGGCCTATGTCGTCTTCACCGGCAACCAGCCACCCGCGGTGCGCTCGGCGGTGATGGCCACCGTGGTGCTGTTGGGGCTCGCGCTCTGGCGGCGGGCCGATGGGCTCAACAGCCTGGCCACCGCCGCCGCGGTGCTCGTCGCCTGGGCGCCCTCCAGCGTCGTCGACCTGTCGCTGCAGCTCTCCTTCCTCGCCGTCTTCAGCCTGTTGCTGCTCACCCCCGCCCTGCGCGAGGCCATTCCCCTCCCGCCTCCGGACCCCAAGGAGTCCCACCGGGTGAAGCGCCTGCTCGCGAGCACCCGGGA from Archangium lipolyticum carries:
- a CDS encoding M28 family metallopeptidase, which produces MKRMLVLLTALCLLPLAANAQLTTPSEKSASRTIRAEDLQAHVSFLASDLLEGRGPGTRGDALAQQYIATQFQLLGLKPAGTNGSYLQPLELVGMTGHPKTLSITSGASRTELQYHEDFIATSGAQTAEVALRESELVFVGYGIQAPEFGWDDFKGKDLRGKTLVILNNDPEDDPELFGGKARLRYGRWDYKYEQAAKTGAAGALIIHTTPSAGYSWQVVQTSWSGEQFELPALGEKPRLQVKGWMTEAAARRVVELGGKDLDVLRAAAQKRDFQPVPLGGTVSTRFANQVRRRPTANVLGLLQGSDPKLSREVVLYTAHHDHLGIKEDAKPGEDAIYNGAVDNASGVAALLEVARAFSQLPKAPPRSILFAAVAAEEQGLLGSQYLAEHLPVPPGRVAANINIDGLNIHGRTRDVTVIGLGKSSLDPLLTALVRAQGRVVKADQLPDRGFFYRSDQFNFARLGIPAAYFSSGMDFIGRPPGWGKERREKWEAQHYHQPSDELTPDWDFSGAVEDVRLFFLLGANVARTRELPRWNKGDEFEAPRLQALEDLKSQEAR
- the cysS gene encoding cysteine--tRNA ligase: MAAASIRLFNTMTMQKETLEPAVPGKLGVYVCGPTVYSYIHIGNARTFTSFDVVVRYLRYRGFDVKYVRNYTDVDDKIIKAAHETGEQAVELAARFVEAFREDARALHLLEPDVSPKVSDHLPEIIGIIEKLVARGVAYESRGDVYFSVRKYPEYAKLSKRNVDDLCAGERVQPGEQKHEPLDFALWKAAKPGEPAWDSPWGKGRPGWHIECSAMSARYLGETFDIHGGALDLIFPHHENEIAQSEAASGKTFARYWMHCGFLDLEGAKMSKSLGNVVRLRDALGKVDPEALRFFFLSTHYRHPLGFADKGLADAEQRMEYFYETLRKVDERVSGKDFGKGALYGEPARFLTEFESQMDDDFNTAGALGVLSGLFAQMNELTDKPPVKDKAQVGRTLQALRESVRKVSGVLGLFEDEPAQWLLRRRDRAVKERGIDVAKVEQLLQARADARKAKNFAEADRLREELKALGVESMDTAGGTVWKVAAPAAPEQPSA
- a CDS encoding FHA domain-containing protein, yielding MTPPNPKRPPRSPGSPGDSASRQDAEVELPFDDDEVAPLQADDPRPQRVPQYPAGARPRRRRPGSPSREARDREMPARFDSGEYEDPGHAPAFLYVERGPGAGQLLPVKQGVLVLGRASTSDLRLQHPSISRRHAQLTRRGDLLTLKDLGSQNGTYVNRDRLSTEVVLHPGDEIALGNALLRLRGPGPTPERSRASFSSPTSSLRVGMSSRRLVLLAAATGSLVAVFLTLAAVRLVRSRGEVAGPEELVEPVYPAEASLAVTPEESYEASRTDLVEPLQAEPALLTERSGGKTRGAVGTRALSAQALVETSKGSGSKQRKVVSKPPPAESRSAAQDSADEAEAEARSRYEAGNVEAALALARSAHLEALASTLSRFQAEWIAGNAALAARDSASALQHLSNARELDQELANGWGTYAPLIRKALAQAQMQENRQGNER
- a CDS encoding CarD family transcriptional regulator — encoded protein: MQTSFKTGDKAVYPGQGVGEVMGIEHTEVAGQRQSFYVLRILENGMRIMIPINKVGSVGLREIISEEDVKQVYSILKEKDISVDSTTWNRRYREYMEKIKTGSVFEIAEVLRDLYLLKGDKDLSFGERKMLDTARSLLIKELSLAKDCSEEEIETDLKKIFNIA